In Paenibacillus sp. G2S3, a single window of DNA contains:
- a CDS encoding NUDIX domain-containing protein, with product MTTIIDKIAWIHIENGQVLCARSKGKDMYYLPGGKREAGETDEETLVREIEEEISVQIKADTISYFGTFEAEAHGKAEDVTVKMTCYIADYEGTLTPASEIEELSWLSYKDRNRMSVVTQIILDQLREKNLLS from the coding sequence ATGACTACAATCATTGATAAAATCGCTTGGATTCATATCGAGAATGGACAAGTTCTATGTGCGCGTTCCAAAGGGAAAGATATGTATTATTTACCTGGTGGGAAAAGAGAAGCCGGAGAAACAGACGAAGAGACGCTCGTTCGCGAGATAGAGGAAGAGATCTCTGTTCAGATTAAGGCAGATACCATCTCTTATTTCGGAACGTTTGAAGCAGAAGCTCATGGTAAAGCGGAAGATGTTACAGTCAAAATGACCTGTTATATTGCGGATTATGAAGGGACATTAACGCCAGCGTCCGAAATCGAGGAATTGTCTTGGCTAAGTTATAAGGATCGGAATCGTATGTCTGTTGTTACCCAAATTATTCTTGATCAATTGCGTGAGAAGAATTTGCTCTCATAA
- a CDS encoding DMT family transporter: MRGIIFAFLAGACITLQGVSNARISQDIGTWQAATITQLTGFIMSFLILLFVRDGKRGGFKQVKPLYLIGGAFAAVIIFSEVTAIQQIGVTFTISSLLIAQLCLTFLIDIKGWFGMEKRKMRLPQFIGIGLMIVGVVILKF; encoded by the coding sequence ATGAGAGGAATTATATTTGCATTTTTAGCGGGGGCTTGTATTACGCTACAGGGTGTGTCAAATGCTCGAATAAGTCAAGATATTGGGACTTGGCAGGCAGCGACAATTACACAGTTAACAGGGTTCATCATGTCCTTCCTAATTCTTTTGTTCGTTAGAGATGGGAAAAGGGGAGGCTTTAAGCAAGTAAAACCCTTATATTTGATCGGTGGCGCTTTTGCGGCTGTTATTATTTTCAGTGAAGTAACGGCCATTCAGCAAATTGGTGTTACTTTTACAATATCCTCGTTATTGATTGCTCAGCTATGTCTGACGTTCTTAATTGATATTAAAGGCTGGTTTGGAATGGAAAAGCGAAAGATGAGACTGCCGCAGTTCATTGGCATCGGACTGATGATTGTTGGCGTAGTGATACTGAAATTCTAA
- a CDS encoding DMT family transporter, whose product MIIGLILALIAGSLVSLQNIFNTKVNEKVGSWATTTLVLGMGFLASFIMSLIVEGNRIFTLRNMEPWYWISGLIGVGVVICLVQGTKRLGPTYAISIVLISQLGFALLWDSLGWLGLEKVPFTWKQLVGVIVIVGGILVFKLGGERETQKAA is encoded by the coding sequence ATGATTATTGGTTTGATATTAGCGCTTATCGCGGGATCACTCGTGAGTCTGCAAAATATATTTAATACAAAAGTTAACGAAAAGGTCGGATCTTGGGCGACGACAACTTTAGTGTTAGGGATGGGATTCTTAGCTTCATTTATCATGAGTCTTATCGTTGAAGGAAACCGTATATTTACTTTGAGAAATATGGAGCCTTGGTATTGGATCAGTGGTTTGATCGGGGTTGGGGTAGTAATATGCCTTGTGCAAGGTACTAAGCGGCTCGGCCCTACGTATGCGATTTCGATCGTATTAATCTCTCAGCTTGGGTTTGCACTGCTCTGGGATTCACTAGGCTGGTTAGGTTTGGAGAAGGTTCCTTTTACTTGGAAGCAGTTGGTCGGAGTGATTGTTATTGTTGGTGGCATTCTCGTGTTTAAGCTAGGTGGCGAACGGGAGACGCAGAAGGCGGCTTAA
- a CDS encoding iron-sulfur cluster biosynthesis family protein, with product MFIQLNSQTIEKLEKCLGERPGYFKLFFDTEGCGCNGVIVIQVISEPHATDIEVQKEPFTFFVDRQQESLFDEQMQLEADENYPSFKLSSDSSLLGSNIRVKDIR from the coding sequence ATGTTCATACAATTGAACTCCCAAACTATTGAAAAGTTAGAGAAATGCCTTGGTGAACGACCAGGATATTTTAAATTATTCTTCGATACAGAGGGCTGTGGTTGTAATGGCGTGATCGTAATTCAGGTCATTAGTGAACCTCATGCTACAGATATTGAAGTTCAGAAAGAGCCCTTTACTTTTTTTGTTGACCGGCAACAGGAGTCTTTATTTGATGAACAGATGCAACTTGAAGCAGATGAGAATTACCCGTCTTTCAAATTAAGTAGTGATTCGAGTCTGTTAGGAAGTAATATTCGAGTAAAGGATATTCGCTAG
- a CDS encoding PadR family transcriptional regulator: MNPEKVLKKYVPMTETAFYILLSLDEPRHGYGIVKHVEKITKARLLLGSGTVYGTLTKMQKDGMITVFADEERKTVYERTDIGMLILATEINRLKELHENAIKYGGDVDDHQNI; encoded by the coding sequence TTGAACCCTGAGAAAGTATTGAAGAAATACGTACCCATGACTGAAACAGCATTCTATATTCTTTTATCCTTAGATGAACCACGTCATGGTTATGGAATAGTGAAGCATGTGGAGAAAATCACGAAAGCGCGTCTTTTGTTAGGTTCAGGTACAGTTTATGGCACGTTAACAAAGATGCAAAAAGATGGGATGATTACTGTTTTTGCTGATGAAGAGAGAAAAACGGTTTACGAAAGAACAGACATAGGGATGCTAATTCTTGCTACGGAGATTAATAGGCTTAAAGAGCTGCATGAGAATGCTATAAAATATGGAGGTGATGTAGATGATCATCAAAATATCTAG
- a CDS encoding DUF2812 domain-containing protein, protein MIIKISRPFWSYDVQKTEEWLASMAQKGYELIRINRLTRYFYFQQGESNVANYRIVFDKVPNQSLSKGLLNFGWTKVLQSGKWYVTMNKLPLEQIRTFPDREGIVKHNKKIMYIFMGILIYLMVALLNVILISTIAMSVSKVGHFNVFNGPYGFIPATALGLSIILCIFTVYSLITLNKTNQRLTGEFIQPNKQNGQGTSPLKDRLSKNEKKRLKSSGQLVMKWKLGWMYAPDRLEAWLEGMEEKGYNLYSVGKTGTAFYFKKGKPRKMCYCADLQNTADTNYFNIHTDSGWVCLYHSSSWSQKWVLWGQEYVPGEVKPQIYSDKLNQLKLARRIALTYSAMFLPLTILYMYIIGLNVRLSDYADLDRLEIINLILYAILILMFGSYVTRTWLYYNRLRKLHQ, encoded by the coding sequence ATGATCATCAAAATATCTAGACCCTTTTGGAGTTATGATGTTCAGAAAACCGAAGAATGGTTAGCTTCTATGGCCCAAAAAGGCTACGAACTTATCCGAATCAACCGTTTAACTAGATATTTTTACTTTCAGCAAGGTGAATCGAACGTAGCTAACTATCGGATCGTATTCGATAAAGTTCCCAATCAATCCCTCTCTAAGGGTCTATTAAATTTCGGATGGACGAAGGTGTTACAGAGCGGCAAATGGTACGTGACGATGAATAAGCTGCCTTTAGAACAGATTAGAACTTTCCCTGATCGAGAGGGGATCGTAAAGCATAACAAGAAGATCATGTATATTTTTATGGGAATATTGATTTATTTAATGGTTGCATTACTCAATGTAATTTTAATAAGTACGATAGCAATGAGTGTTTCCAAGGTTGGTCATTTTAATGTCTTCAATGGGCCGTATGGTTTTATTCCCGCTACTGCATTAGGGCTTAGCATTATCTTATGTATTTTCACCGTATACTCGCTAATCACATTAAACAAGACGAACCAACGATTAACAGGAGAATTCATACAACCAAACAAGCAAAATGGTCAGGGGACATCCCCTCTGAAAGACAGGCTAAGTAAGAATGAAAAGAAACGCTTGAAAAGCTCAGGTCAACTTGTTATGAAGTGGAAGCTTGGATGGATGTATGCTCCTGATCGGCTTGAAGCGTGGCTAGAGGGAATGGAAGAAAAGGGATATAATCTGTACAGCGTTGGCAAAACAGGAACTGCCTTTTATTTTAAAAAAGGGAAGCCTCGTAAGATGTGTTATTGTGCGGATTTACAAAATACTGCAGATACCAATTACTTCAACATTCACACGGATTCTGGCTGGGTATGTCTGTATCATTCGAGTTCATGGAGTCAGAAATGGGTCTTATGGGGCCAAGAATATGTGCCAGGCGAAGTAAAACCTCAAATTTATAGCGATAAGTTAAATCAGTTGAAATTAGCTAGACGTATAGCTTTAACGTATTCTGCTATGTTCTTACCTCTCACTATTTTATATATGTATATTATTGGTTTAAATGTAAGATTATCGGATTACGCAGATCTGGATCGATTGGAGATTATAAATTTGATCTTGTACGCCATATTAATTCTAATGTTTGGCTCATATGTTACTCGCACTTGGCTATATTACAACCGGCTTCGTAAACTTCATCAATAA
- a CDS encoding class I SAM-dependent methyltransferase, producing the protein MQQNIYDNPEFFQMYKNLRESRITYNDFIEQPAIRGLLPDLQDLNVLDLGCGFGEQANYMIDNHASQVTGVDISEKMLAMARKRPEIRYIQGSMEEIEFNRNEFDLVVSSLAFHYIEDYKTLISRISEWIKPNGHLVFSIEHPVVLSNKSQSGWVKDLDHNILHWPIDNYGEEGLRSQFWGIDGVIKYHRKLSTLINTLIQNGLAVEQIVEPESTPEGLEKMPNLINERRRPSFLIIKARKTVIQHLQGK; encoded by the coding sequence ATGCAACAGAACATTTATGACAACCCTGAGTTTTTTCAAATGTATAAGAACTTAAGGGAGTCAAGAATTACATACAATGACTTTATTGAACAACCTGCAATAAGAGGGTTACTTCCAGATCTACAGGATTTAAATGTTCTCGACCTTGGCTGCGGTTTTGGAGAACAGGCGAACTATATGATTGATAACCATGCATCACAGGTAACAGGAGTAGATATATCAGAGAAGATGTTAGCTATGGCAAGGAAACGACCTGAGATCCGTTATATACAGGGCTCTATGGAAGAAATCGAATTTAATCGAAATGAATTTGATTTGGTAGTAAGTTCGTTAGCTTTTCATTATATCGAGGATTATAAAACACTCATTAGTAGGATTTCAGAATGGATTAAACCCAATGGGCACCTGGTATTTTCAATAGAGCATCCGGTTGTTTTATCGAATAAGAGCCAAAGTGGGTGGGTTAAAGATCTCGATCATAATATCCTCCATTGGCCTATTGATAATTATGGTGAAGAAGGTCTCAGATCACAGTTTTGGGGAATCGATGGCGTTATTAAATACCATAGAAAACTCTCTACATTAATTAATACTTTGATCCAAAATGGGCTGGCTGTTGAACAAATTGTTGAACCTGAATCTACACCTGAAGGTCTTGAGAAGATGCCCAATTTAATAAATGAAAGAAGGAGACCTTCATTTTTAATAATTAAGGCTAGGAAAACAGTTATACAGCATCTGCAAGGAAAATAA
- a CDS encoding GNAT family N-acetyltransferase, giving the protein MHEISHEDYYKVKPLLQGEHIHPEILSVIEVNNPGWIFVDQLTAPKSALVWSQGIEGFYLIGDHTNQAFIHALDSYVTDHIVPRMKELGMEHFEVSGQHDEWNLELMFPSRKLYPFEQMVFKLLHKPPTTLTNGIRTINLKMLDWENSDLKNIEFVHENIDLFWSSKEDFAEKGYGYAAVEGSEIMGVCYSSFVTQDTHAIGIETLPKYQKQGVGTHLATLVVEDVLANGFIPYWDCSLDNEASKKSALRLGFQQIHQYKCGAFAI; this is encoded by the coding sequence ATGCATGAAATATCTCATGAGGATTATTATAAAGTGAAGCCACTACTTCAAGGAGAGCATATCCATCCCGAAATTCTCTCTGTGATTGAAGTCAATAATCCTGGTTGGATCTTTGTCGATCAACTTACAGCACCAAAGAGTGCGTTAGTATGGAGTCAGGGGATTGAAGGGTTTTATCTTATCGGCGATCACACCAATCAAGCTTTTATCCATGCACTGGACAGTTATGTAACAGATCATATTGTACCTAGAATGAAGGAACTCGGGATGGAACATTTCGAAGTTTCTGGTCAACATGATGAATGGAATCTGGAATTGATGTTTCCTTCTAGGAAGCTATATCCGTTTGAACAGATGGTGTTCAAGTTACTTCACAAGCCGCCTACGACGCTGACTAATGGGATTAGAACTATAAATCTTAAAATGCTGGATTGGGAGAACTCAGATCTAAAGAATATAGAATTTGTACATGAAAATATTGATTTATTCTGGTCATCGAAAGAAGACTTTGCCGAAAAAGGCTACGGATATGCTGCTGTTGAGGGATCTGAAATTATGGGGGTATGTTATTCTAGTTTTGTTACACAGGATACACACGCGATCGGAATTGAAACCCTTCCTAAATATCAGAAACAAGGAGTGGGGACACATTTAGCAACGCTAGTTGTTGAAGATGTACTCGCCAATGGCTTTATTCCTTACTGGGATTGTTCACTAGATAATGAAGCTTCGAAAAAATCGGCACTACGACTAGGGTTTCAACAGATACATCAATATAAGTGTGGTGCTTTTGCAATTTAA
- a CDS encoding response regulator transcription factor, whose product MKIFLVEDDRTIASGLEYSLQQDHFETLLCYDATSAKAVLSEQLSELTLCIFDLSLPDGSGYELCKIVKAQSDIPVIFLTAIDDEVNVVMGLDMGADDYITKPFRIRELLSRIKSVLRRYNKQAQTQSNIELENIRINTLEGKVYKNGDEVLLTALEYRLLLIFANHVGQVLSRNQLLERIWDVAGEFVNDNTLSVYIKRLREKLEDNPQEPTLIKTVRGLGYKVGD is encoded by the coding sequence ATGAAAATTTTTCTTGTCGAGGACGATAGAACGATAGCATCAGGACTTGAATATTCATTACAGCAGGATCATTTTGAAACCCTTCTATGTTATGACGCCACCTCAGCCAAAGCGGTGTTATCTGAGCAGTTATCAGAGCTCACTTTATGCATCTTTGATCTCTCACTGCCGGATGGCAGCGGTTATGAATTGTGCAAGATCGTGAAAGCGCAAAGTGATATACCGGTAATTTTTTTAACGGCGATTGATGATGAGGTCAACGTGGTGATGGGACTCGATATGGGGGCAGATGATTACATAACCAAGCCTTTTCGGATTCGGGAGCTGCTATCGCGGATTAAATCCGTCTTAAGGAGATATAACAAGCAGGCTCAGACCCAATCCAATATCGAATTAGAGAATATACGGATTAACACACTTGAAGGAAAGGTTTATAAGAACGGCGATGAAGTGCTATTGACCGCATTAGAATATCGATTATTACTGATCTTTGCTAACCATGTTGGTCAGGTTCTCTCAAGAAATCAATTGTTAGAACGGATTTGGGATGTGGCAGGTGAATTCGTGAACGACAATACATTATCGGTTTACATAAAAAGACTTAGGGAAAAGTTAGAAGATAACCCCCAAGAACCCACCCTGATCAAAACAGTTCGAGGGTTGGGTTACAAGGTTGGTGATTAG
- a CDS encoding HAMP domain-containing sensor histidine kinase — MLRNREFRWLLFTMCVISLVATAVATFISLEAVGLIAGTSALLIACSVLFTRWRYGEIVKLSGYLRQISSGNYSLDVRDNQEGELSILKNDIYKVTLMLSEQSAQLQEDKMKLTNAISDISHQLKTPLTSMTVMADLLSDPELQTEKRMEFTRKITIQLERIGWLVSSLLKFSKIDAGTIHFKKDLVLVNKLVQKSLEPMLIPMDIKEQRVLIDGDDSTTFTGDLNWTTEAIINILKNCVEHTPAGGEISISFAENALFTEIFITDNGKGIPKAELPYIFKRFYKGKNASEDSVGIGLALAQSIITGQNGTIDVKSEVGKGSQFQIKFYKQVI, encoded by the coding sequence ATGCTTCGTAATAGAGAATTTAGATGGTTATTGTTTACGATGTGCGTGATCAGTCTTGTGGCTACAGCGGTGGCGACATTTATATCGTTAGAGGCGGTAGGGCTCATAGCTGGGACTTCAGCTTTGCTTATAGCTTGCAGTGTATTGTTTACCCGCTGGAGATATGGTGAAATTGTAAAGCTTTCAGGGTATCTACGTCAAATCAGTAGTGGGAATTATTCGCTCGATGTTCGTGATAATCAGGAAGGTGAGCTTAGTATCCTGAAGAATGACATTTATAAAGTGACGCTGATGTTATCCGAGCAGAGTGCGCAATTACAAGAAGATAAAATGAAGCTTACCAATGCGATTTCGGATATCTCTCATCAGCTCAAAACCCCGCTTACTTCCATGACTGTGATGGCAGATTTATTAAGTGATCCTGAGCTGCAAACTGAGAAGAGAATGGAGTTTACCAGGAAAATTACGATCCAACTCGAACGAATTGGCTGGCTGGTCTCCTCTTTATTAAAATTCTCCAAGATCGATGCAGGAACCATTCATTTTAAAAAAGATCTTGTTCTGGTGAACAAGCTAGTTCAAAAATCTTTGGAGCCCATGTTAATTCCAATGGATATTAAAGAACAACGGGTCTTGATTGATGGAGATGATAGCACCACATTTACGGGCGATCTCAATTGGACAACTGAGGCGATCATTAATATTCTGAAAAACTGTGTAGAGCACACACCTGCTGGGGGAGAAATTTCGATTTCTTTTGCAGAAAATGCACTGTTTACGGAAATTTTCATTACAGATAACGGAAAAGGAATCCCAAAGGCAGAGCTCCCCTATATCTTCAAACGATTCTATAAAGGTAAGAATGCAAGCGAAGATAGTGTAGGGATTGGACTTGCCTTGGCACAAAGCATTATCACAGGACAAAACGGAACGATCGATGTGAAGAGTGAAGTGGGAAAGGGTTCACAATTTCAGATCAAATTTTATAAGCAAGTCATTTAG
- a CDS encoding ABC transporter ATP-binding protein — protein MDILKIEHLSKTYGKGETAVKALDDVSFSIKKGEFVAIIGPSGSGKSTILHLLGGVDRPTSGKVFVDNTDIYELNETQLAIFRRRQIGLIYQFYNLIPVLTVEENITLPLLLDQHKVDKKQFADTVKALNLENRLNHLPNQLSGGQQQRVSIGRALISNPAIMLADEPTGNLDSKNSGEIIDLLKMFNKTYNQTLIVITHDERIALQADRVITIEDGRIAKDEVIRP, from the coding sequence ATGGACATTTTAAAGATTGAACATCTGTCTAAAACATATGGAAAAGGCGAAACAGCGGTAAAGGCACTGGATGATGTATCTTTTTCGATTAAAAAAGGGGAATTCGTAGCGATTATCGGGCCATCTGGCTCCGGGAAATCGACCATTCTGCACTTATTAGGCGGAGTGGATAGACCGACAAGCGGCAAAGTATTCGTAGATAACACGGATATTTATGAATTGAATGAAACACAGCTGGCGATCTTTAGACGCAGACAAATTGGGCTGATTTATCAATTCTATAATCTTATACCGGTCTTAACGGTCGAAGAGAACATCACACTTCCTTTACTCCTTGATCAGCACAAGGTAGATAAGAAACAATTTGCGGATACTGTAAAGGCGTTAAATTTGGAAAATCGCTTAAATCATCTCCCGAATCAGCTCTCAGGTGGGCAACAACAGCGGGTCTCTATTGGCAGAGCGTTAATTAGTAATCCTGCAATCATGCTGGCGGATGAGCCAACCGGTAATCTGGATAGTAAGAACAGTGGTGAAATTATTGACTTACTAAAAATGTTTAATAAAACCTATAATCAAACACTGATTGTCATTACTCATGATGAACGGATTGCATTACAAGCGGATAGAGTGATTACCATTGAAGATGGAAGGATCGCCAAAGATGAGGTGATTCGTCCGTGA
- a CDS encoding ABC transporter permease, which yields MNIVNKLTLRHLKQNKRRTLVTIIGVIISVAMVTAVATLGFSFMELMKKQSISTNGEWHVQYRNVTKAQLKAIEADDATKTLVISNDRGYAPLEGGQNENKPYWYIKEYNAAGFKQFPIELLEGRLPKTNYEVVISEEIAKNAKVTYKIGETITLDVGERVTRDDKNSGQPLSQNERLRTEEDTLNEEIIHKKPMNYTIVGVIKRPTWEPTWSPGYTALSYVDESLIGAAEKATATVVLNKVDSSIYKHAEELAKENNIESISYNNSLLRYYGVTNSDGLRNTLLSLSVIVMTVIIIGSVSLIYNAFAISVSERARHLGMLSSVGATKRQKQNSVFFEGMIIGLISIPIGILCGIAGIGITFMFINTMIQDVLGITEKLTLVVTPLSLFTACVVSILTIFISTYLPARKASKISAIDAIRQTTDIKLSGKAVKTSKFVRNLFGIEAEIGLKNLKRNKRRYQATVFSLVISIVLFLSVSSFTTNMRKSVELSQDGLNYDIQVYMGTEDAQKVARLTKSISALPNITEYNVVRELSLSSWIDEKDMAKELQEIVEQDSSILKNGKYPYYIQIHALNEHSLRAYAESVGVSYEQLTDLNQMSAIVNDIVTFEDENAKKIIETKALHSEIGQKLDLIYTDWNTEKETKLPPVEIVALTDKRPMGVHSALVGGLNIIVSEQVFDQLTNDTMRNDIQSRLNLNSSDPLATQQAIEEMKERNVYVQNVFQNRQNSEQMIMLMSIFTYGFIALITLISIANIFNTISTSISLRKREFAMLKSVGMTPNGFNKMINYESIFYGIKSLLYGLPISIVVMYLIYRSMMSSFSYGFALPWMSILYVIVAVFIIVSSAMLYSSSKVKKENIIDALKQENI from the coding sequence GTGAATATCGTAAATAAATTAACGCTTAGACATTTGAAGCAGAATAAGCGAAGAACCTTGGTTACTATCATTGGAGTCATCATTTCTGTGGCTATGGTGACGGCTGTGGCAACGCTTGGTTTTTCATTTATGGAATTAATGAAGAAGCAGAGTATCTCGACTAATGGAGAATGGCATGTCCAATATAGAAATGTTACAAAAGCTCAGCTTAAAGCGATAGAGGCGGATGATGCAACGAAAACACTTGTCATCTCAAATGATCGTGGCTATGCCCCTTTAGAGGGGGGACAGAATGAGAACAAGCCCTATTGGTATATCAAGGAATATAATGCAGCTGGTTTTAAACAATTTCCGATTGAACTTCTGGAAGGAAGACTCCCGAAGACTAACTATGAAGTAGTCATTTCTGAGGAAATTGCAAAAAATGCTAAAGTAACATACAAGATTGGTGAAACTATAACTCTCGATGTCGGAGAGCGAGTCACTAGGGATGATAAAAATAGTGGGCAGCCCTTATCTCAGAACGAACGATTACGGACTGAAGAGGATACCCTGAATGAAGAGATCATTCATAAAAAACCAATGAACTACACGATTGTGGGAGTGATAAAGCGTCCCACTTGGGAACCAACATGGTCTCCAGGTTATACTGCCCTAAGTTATGTGGATGAAAGCTTGATTGGAGCAGCCGAAAAAGCTACAGCGACGGTTGTATTAAATAAGGTGGACAGCTCCATATACAAGCATGCAGAGGAATTGGCAAAAGAAAACAATATAGAATCGATTTCTTATAACAATAGTCTGCTGCGCTATTATGGTGTGACGAATAGCGACGGCTTACGTAATACACTTCTTTCATTGTCAGTCATCGTTATGACTGTAATTATCATTGGCTCTGTTTCATTAATCTATAATGCATTCGCGATTTCTGTCTCGGAACGTGCACGCCATTTAGGAATGCTCTCCAGCGTAGGTGCTACAAAGAGGCAGAAGCAGAATTCGGTGTTTTTTGAAGGAATGATCATCGGTTTAATCAGTATACCTATTGGGATCCTTTGCGGAATTGCAGGAATCGGGATCACTTTTATGTTCATCAATACGATGATTCAAGATGTACTAGGGATAACTGAAAAATTAACATTGGTTGTTACACCTCTTTCCCTATTCACCGCTTGTGTAGTTTCGATACTGACGATTTTTATATCCACCTATCTTCCTGCCAGAAAAGCTTCAAAGATTTCGGCGATTGATGCAATCAGACAAACAACCGATATTAAGCTCTCTGGTAAAGCGGTGAAAACTTCCAAGTTCGTTCGCAATTTGTTTGGAATTGAAGCAGAAATTGGTTTGAAGAATTTAAAGAGAAATAAACGCAGGTACCAAGCAACCGTGTTCTCACTTGTCATTAGTATTGTTCTTTTTTTATCCGTATCTTCGTTCACTACTAATATGAGAAAGTCGGTAGAACTCTCACAGGATGGTTTGAACTACGATATCCAAGTTTATATGGGGACTGAGGACGCTCAAAAAGTAGCTCGACTGACGAAATCGATATCTGCCTTACCTAATATAACGGAATATAATGTGGTCAGGGAACTAAGCTTGAGTTCATGGATTGATGAAAAAGATATGGCAAAAGAATTGCAAGAGATCGTGGAGCAGGATAGCAGTATTTTAAAGAATGGGAAATATCCTTACTACATTCAAATCCATGCCCTAAATGAACACAGTTTGAGAGCCTACGCAGAATCGGTTGGTGTAAGTTATGAACAATTAACGGATCTTAATCAGATGTCTGCTATTGTGAATGATATCGTCACCTTTGAGGATGAGAACGCCAAAAAGATTATTGAGACCAAAGCTCTTCATTCGGAAATCGGTCAGAAGCTTGATTTAATTTATACGGATTGGAACACAGAGAAAGAGACGAAATTACCACCAGTAGAAATCGTCGCATTAACTGATAAACGCCCTATGGGTGTTCATTCAGCACTAGTTGGTGGATTAAACATCATTGTCTCTGAACAAGTCTTCGATCAATTAACAAATGATACGATGCGTAACGATATTCAAAGCCGACTAAACCTGAACAGCTCTGATCCATTAGCGACACAACAAGCCATTGAGGAAATGAAAGAGCGGAATGTCTATGTTCAAAATGTGTTTCAAAATAGACAAAATAGTGAGCAGATGATCATGTTAATGTCTATTTTTACCTATGGTTTTATTGCTTTGATTACATTAATATCGATTGCGAATATTTTCAATACGATTTCAACAAGCATATCACTTCGTAAAAGAGAGTTCGCGATGCTGAAGTCTGTAGGGATGACGCCAAATGGTTTTAATAAAATGATTAATTATGAAAGTATCTTCTATGGGATAAAATCATTACTTTACGGGCTACCGATCAGTATAGTCGTGATGTACTTGATCTATAGATCTATGATGAGTAGTTTCTCCTATGGATTTGCACTTCCGTGGATGAGTATCTTGTATGTCATAGTCGCTGTATTTATCATCGTTAGCTCAGCTATGCTGTACTCCAGTTCAAAAGTGAAGAAGGAAAATATTATTGATGCTTTAAAACAGGAGAATATATAA